The following coding sequences are from one Pelmatolapia mariae isolate MD_Pm_ZW linkage group LG4, Pm_UMD_F_2, whole genome shotgun sequence window:
- the LOC134625923 gene encoding myosin-9-like isoform X4 translates to MSDADKFLYVDRNVVNNPLAQADWASKKLVWVPSERLGFEAGSIKEEHGDECVVELADSGKKIRVNKDDIQKMNPPKFSKVEDMAELTCLNEASVLHNLKERYYSGLIYTYSGLFCVVINPYKNLPIYSEEIVDMYKGKKRHEMPPHIYAITDTAYRSMMQDREDQSILCTGESGAGKTENTKKVIQYLAHIASSHKTKKDQGELEKQLLQANPILEAFGNAKTVKNDNSSRFGKFIRINFDVNGYIVGANIETYLLEKSRAIRQAKEERTFHIFYYLLTGAGDKLRSDLLLENYNNYRFLSNGNVTIPGQQDKDLFTETMDAFRIMGIPEDEQIGLLKVVASVLQLGNMSFKKERHTDQASMPDNTAAQKVCHLMGMNVTDFTRAILSPRIKVGRDYVQKAQTQEQAEFAVEALAKATYERMFRWLVMRINKALDKTKRQGASFIGILDIAGFEIFELNSFEQLCINYTNEKLQQLFNHTMFILEQEEYQREGIEWSFIDFGLDLQPCIELIEKPASPPGILALLDEECWFPKATDKSFVEKVLQEQGTHPKFFKPKKLKDEADFCIIHYAGKVDYKADEWLLKNMDPLNDNVATLLNQSTDKFVSELWKDVDSIVGLDKVTGMSEMHGAFKTRKGMFRTVGQLYKEQLSKLMATLRNTNPNFVRCIIPNHEKKAGKLDPHLVLDQLRCNGVLEGIRICRQGFPNRIVFQEFRQRYEILTPNAIPKGFMDGKQACVLMIKSLELDPNLYRIGQSKVFFRAGVLAHLEEERDMKITDIIISFQAWCRGYVARKAFAKRQQQLTAMRVIQRNCAAYLKLRNWQWWRLFTKVKPLLQVSRQEEEMQAKDEELNKVKEKHFHAEQQLREMEDKHQQLNAEKMALQEQLQAETELCAEAEEMRARLAAKKQELEEILHDLEARVEEEEERASHLATEKKKMQQNISDLEQQLDEEEAARQKLQLEKVTMEAKMKKIEEDVMVLDDHNNKLMKEKKLLEERISEFTTNLAEEEEKSKSLQKLKTKHEAMITDLEDRLRREEKQRQELEKNRRKMESDFTETNDQISELQAQIAELRAQLAKKEEELQAALARIEEEAAQKNLAQKKIRELEAQLSELQEDLELEKQARAKAEKHRRDLGEELEALKTELEDTLDSTAAQQELRSKRETEVAQLKKTLEDEGKVHEQQLADLRQKHGQAFDELNEQLEQAKRNKASVEKTKQALESERNELSIELQTLMQGKGESEHRRKKAEAQVQELQLKHSESERQRLELAEKLSKVQAELENVNSVLSEVEGKSIKATKDCSAVESQLQDVQELLQEETRQKLSVNTRLRQLEDEQNNLKEQLEEEEEAKRNVERQLQTVQAQLTELKKKAEQDAGSLESAEEGKKKFQRDLEAVNQRLEEKCAAYEKLDKTKTRLQQELDDLQVDQDHLRQIVSNLEKKQKKFDQMLAEEKNISARYAEERDRAEAEAREKETRTLALTRELEALTEVKEELDRNNKLLRAEMEDLVSSKDDVGKNVHELEKAKRAMEQQLEEMKTQLEELEDELQATEDAKLRLEVNMQAMKAQYERDLAGRDEMGEEKKRALVKQVREMEMELEDERKQRSAAVAGRKKLELDLKELEAAIDMANKNRDEALKQLKKLQAQMKDVIRELDDTRLSRDEILTQSKETEKKLKGMEADMLQMQEELAAAERVKRQAQQERDELQDEINNQAAKNAQVAEERRRLEARIAQLEEELEEEQCNTELVNDRLKKAMLQTDQMNVELTAERSTSQRVEGARSQLDRQNKELKLKLQELEGTVKSKYKANMAALEAKIAQLEEQLDIETRERQTATKLVRRSEKKLKEVILQVDDERRNTEQYKDQVDKLNSRMKQIKRQLEEAEEEAQRANASRRKLQRELEDATESADAMNREVNSLKSKLRRGDLPFTTRRTIPRSSGGGGDSEEESEVKTETPEPKPE, encoded by the exons ATGTCGGATGCAGACAAGTTTCTGTACGTGGACCGTAATGTGGTCAACAACCCACTGGCACAAGCTGACTGGGCTTCCAAGAAGCTGGTATGGGTGCCCTCGGAGCGCCTGGGGTTCGAGGCCGGCTCCATCAAGGAGGAGCACGGCGACGAGTGCGTTGTGGAGCTGGCAGACTCTGGAAAGAAGATCCGAGTGAACAAGGATGACATCCAGAAGATGAACCCCCCGAAGTTCAGCAAGGTCGAGGACATGGCCGAGCTCACATGTCTGAATGAGGCATCCGTGCTGCATAACCTGAAAGAGAGATATTACTCTGGTCTTATATAT ACATACTCTGGCCTCTTCTGTGTCGTCATAAACCCCTACAAGAACCTGCCCATCTACTCAGAGGAGATCGTTGACATGTACAAGGGCAAAAAGAGGCACGAAATGCCACCCCACATCTACGCCATCACTGACACGGCTTACAGAAGCATGATGCAGG aTCGTGAAGACCAGTCCATCCTTTGCAC AGGCGAGTCTGGTGCTGGTAAGACAGAGAACACGAAGAAGGTCATCCAGTATCTCGCTCACATCGCCTCCTCTCACAAGACCAAAAAAGATCAG GGGGAGCTGGAGAAGCAGCTGCTGCAGGCTAACCCCATTCTAGAAGCCTTTGGAAATGCCAAGACTGTCAAAAATGACAATTCCTCCAGATTC GGAAAATTCATCAGAATCAATTTCGACGTCAATGGTTACATCGTTGGTGCCAATATTGAAACTT ACTTGTTGGAGAAATCCCGTGCCATTCGCCAGGCCAAAGAAGAGCGGACCTTTCACATCTTCTACTACTTGCTCACAGGGGCTGGAGACAAATTGCGCA GTGATCTCCTCCTGGAAAATTACAACAACTACCGTTTTCTTTCCAATGGGAACGTCACAATTCCGGGCCAACAGGACAAGGATCTGTTCACAGAGACCATGGACGCCTTCAGGATCATGGGTATTCCAGAGGATGAGCAAATTG GTCTGTTGAAGGTGGTGGCATCTGTTCTGCAGCTTGGAAACATGAGCTTTAAGAAGGAGCGCCACACAGACCAAGCCTCCATGCCTGATAACACAG CTGCCCAGAAGGTATGCCACCTCATGGGTATGAATGTCACAGACTTCACCAGGGCCATCCTGTCACCCAGAATCAAGGTGGGCCGAGACTATGTCCAGAAGGCTCAGACTCAGGAGCAAGCAGAGTTTGCTGTGGAAGCCCTCGCTAAGGCCACATATGAGAGGATGTTCCGCTGGCTCGTCATGAGGATCAACAAAGCACTTGACAAGACCAAGAGACAGGGAGCCTCTTTCATTGGCATCTTGGATATTGCTGGCTTTGAGATCTTCGAG CTGAACTCATTTGAGCAGCTGTGCATCAACTACACCAACGAGAAGCTGCAGCAGCTCTTCAACCACACCATGTTCATCCTGGAGCAAGAGGAGTACCAGAGGGAGGGCATTGAGTGGAGTTTCATTGACTTTGGCCTAGACCTGCAGCCCTGCATCGAACTCATTGAGAAGCCA GCCAGCCCCCCGGGTATCCTGGCTTTGCTGGATGAGGAGTGCTGGTTCCCTAAGGCCACAGACAAGAGCTTTGTGGAGAAGGTGCTCCAGGAGCAGGGAACACATCCCAAATTCTTCAAGCCCAAGAAACTGAAGGATGAAGCAGATTTCTGCATTATCCATTATGCTGGCAAG GTGGACTACAAGGCAGACgaatggctgctgaagaacatggATCCCTTGAATGACAATGTGGCTACACTGCTCAACCAGTCGACAGACAAGTTTGTGTCTGAGCTCTGGAAGGATG TGGACAGCATTGTTGGTCTAGATAAGGTGACTGGCATGTCTGAGATGCACGGCGCTTTCAAGACTCGTAAAGGGATGTTCCGCACGGTGGGCCAGCTGTACAAGGAGCAGCTGTCCAAACTGATGGCCACACTGAGGAACACAAACCCCAACTTTGTTCGCTGCATCATCCCTAACCACGAGAAGAAG GCTGGTAAACTGGACCCCCACCTGGTTCTGGATCAGCTGAGGTGTAATGGTGTGCTTGAGGGGATCCGTATCTGCAGACAGGGCTTCCCCAACCGCATCGTCTTCCAGGAGTTCAGACAGAG GTATGAAATCCTCACCCCCAATGCTATCCCCAAGGGCTTCATGGATGGAAAGCAGGCCTGTGTGCTCATG ATCAAAAGTCTGGAGCTGGATCCCAACCTCTACCGCATTGGTCAGAGTAAAGTTTTCTTCAGAGCAGGAGTCCTGGCTCACCTGGAGGAGGAAAGGGACATGAAGATCACGGACATCATAATCAGCTTCCAGGCCTGGTGCAGAGGCTATGTGGCCCGCAA GGCTTTTGCTaagaggcagcagcagctgactgCAATGAGGGTGATCCAGAGGAACTGCGCTGCTTATCTTAAACTCAGGAACTGGCAGTGGTGGAGGCTCTTCACCAAG GTGAAGCCTCTGCTCCAAGTCagcaggcaggaggaggagatgcaGGCCAAGGATGAAGAGCTGAATAAGGTGAAAGAGAAGCATTTTCATGCTGAGCAGCAGCTCCGGGAAATGGAGGACAAACACCAGCAG CTGAATGCTGAGAAGATGGCCCTGCAGGAGCAGCTTCAGGCAGAAACAGAACTCTGTGCCGAAGCTGAGGAAATGAGAGCCCGTCTCGCTGCCAAGAAGCAGGAGCTGGAAGAGATCCTCCACGACCTGGAGGCCcgagtggaggaggaggaggagcgtgCCTCTCACCTGGCAACggagaagaaaaagatgcaGCAAAATATTTCT GACTTGGAGCAGCAACTGGATGAGGAGGAAGCAGCCAGACAGAAGCTCCAGCTGGAGAAGGTCACCATGGAAGCAAAGATGAAGAAGATAGAAGAGGATGTTATGGTGTTAGATGACCACAACAACAAACTAATGAAG GAGAAGAAGCTGCTGGAGGAGAGGATCTCTGAGTTCACCACCAACctggcagaggaggaggagaaatcCAAGAGCTTGCAGAAACTCAAGACCAAACATGAGGCTATGATCACAGACTTGGAGG acCGTCTGCGCAGGGAGGAGAAGCAGCGCCAGGAGCTGGAGAAGAACCGACGCAAGATGGAGAGTGACTTTACTGAGACAAACGATCAGATTTCTGAGCTGCAGGCCCAGATTGCTGAGCTCCGTGCCCAGTTGGCTAAGAAGGAAGAAGAGCTCCAGGCAGCCCTGGCCAG GATTGAGGAAGAGGCTGCACAGAAGAACCTGGCCCAGAAAAAGATCCGTGAGTTGGAAGCTCAGCTCTCCGAGCTCCAAGAGGACTTGGAGCTGGAGAAGCAGGCCCGCGCCAAGGCAGAGAAACACCGCAGGGATCTGGGAGAAGAGCTGGAGGCCCTCAAGACTGAGCTAGAGGACACTCTGGACTCCACTGCCGCTCAGCAAGAGCTCAG GAGCAAACGTGAGACCGAGGTGGCCCAGCTTAAAAAGACTCTTGAAGACGAAGGCAAAGTTCACGAACAGCAGCTTGCTGACCTGAGACAGAAACACGGTCAGGCCTTTGACGAGCTCAATGAGCAGCTGGAGCAGGCTAAGAGG AACAAAGCATCTGTGGAGAAGACCAAACAGGCCCTGGAGTCTGAGAGGAATGAGCTGTCCATCGAGCTGCAGACTCTGATGCAGGGTAAAGGAGAGTCAGAGCATCGCAGGAAGAAGGCCGAAGCTCAGGTCCAGGAGCTGCAGCTCAAACACTCAGAGAGCGAGCGCCAGAGGCTGGAGCTGGCTGAGAAACTCTCAAAAGTGCAG GCTGAACTGGAGAATGTTAACAGCGTGCTGAGTGAGGTGGAGGGCAAGTCCATTAAGGCAACCAAAGACTGCTCTGCTGTAGAATCCCAGCTGCAGGACGTTCAG GAATTACTGCAGGAAGAGACGCGCCAGAAACTATCGGTCAACACACGGCTGCGCCAGCTCGAGGATGAACAGAACAACCTGAAAgaacagctggaggaggaggaagaagccaAGAGGAACGTAGAGAGGCAGCTCCAAACGGTGCAGGCTCAG CTTACTGAATTGAAGAAGAAGGCGGAGCAGGATGCTGGCTCTCTGGAAAGTGCTGAGGAGGGAAAGAAGAAGTTTCAGCGGGACCTGGAGGCAGTGAACCAGCGCCTGGAGGAGAAATGCGCCGCATACGAGAAGTTGGATAAAACAAAAACGCGTCTCCAGCAAGAGTTGGATGACCTGCAGGTAGACCAGGACCACCTCCGACAGATCGTGTCCAACCTcgagaagaagcagaagaagtttGACCAG ATGCTGGCAGAGGAGAAGAATATCTCTGCTCGCTATGCAGAGGAGCGTGAcagagctgaagctgaagccAGAGAAAAGGAGACCCGGACACTGGCTTTAACCCGGGAGCTGGAAGCCCTGACAGAGGTGAAAGAAGAGCTGGACCGCAACAACAAGCTGCTGCGGGCTGAAATGGAGGACCTCGTATCCTCCAAGGATGATGTTGGCAAGAAC GTCCACGAGTTGGAGAAGGCCAAACGTGCAATGGAGCAGCAGCTGGAGGAGATGAAGACTcagctggaggagctggaggatGAGCTGCAGGCCACAGAGGACGCCAAGCTGCGCCTGGAGGTCAACATGCAGGCCATGAAAGCCCAGTATGAGAGAGACCTGGCAGGACGCGATGAGAtgggagaggagaagaagagggcACTGGTTAAACAG GTGAGGGAGATGGAGATGGAGCTGGAGGATGAAAGGAAGCAGCGTTCTGCTGCCGTGGCTGGACGCAAGAAGCTGGAGCTGGACCTGAAGGAGCTTGAGGCAGCCATCGACATGGCGAACAAGAACCGTGACGAGGCCCTGAAACAGTTGAAGAAACTTCAG GCCCAGATGAAAGATGTCATCCGGGAGCTGGACGACACTCGCTTGTCCAGAGATGAGATCCTCACCCAGAGCAAGGAGACTGAGAAGAAGCTAAAGGGCATGGAGGCTGACATGCTGCAGATGCAGGAG GAGCTGGCGGCTGCAGAGCGAGTAAAGAGGCAGGCCCAGCAGGAGAGAGACGAGCTGCAGGATGAGATCAATAACCAGGCCGCCAAGAA CGCTCAGGTTGCAGAGGAGAGGAGGCGACTGGAGGCTCGTATTGCTCAGCTggaggaagagctggaggaggagcagTGCAACACTGAGCTGGTCAACGACAGGCTGAAGAAGGCAATGCTTCAG ACTGACCAGATGAACGTGGAGCTGACTGCAGAGCGCAGCACCTCTCAGCGTGTCGAGGGGGCTCGTTCCCAGCTCGACCGTCAGAACAAGGAGCTGAAACTGAAGCTGCAGGAGCTCGAGGGAACGGTCAAGTCAAAGTACAAGGCCAACATGGCCGCCCTGGAGGCAAAGATTGCTCAGCTGGAGGAACAGCTGGATATAGAAACCAG GGAGAGGCAGACTGCCACCAAACTTGTGAGACGCAGCGAGAAGAAACTAAAGGAAGTCATCCTGCAGGTGGACGACGAGAGGCGCAACACGGAGCAGTACAAGGACCAG GTCGACAAGTTGAACTCTCGCATGAAGCAGATCAAGCGTCAGCTGgaggaggctgaggaggagGCTCAGAGAGCCAACGCCAGCCGAAGAAAACTTCAGAGGGAGCTGGAGGACGCCACAGAGTCTGCTGATGCCATGAACCGTGAAGTCAACAGCCTCAAGAGCAAGCTCAG gCGTGGTGACCTCCCCTTCACCACACGCCGCACCATTCCTCGCAGCAGTGGTGGCGGCGGTGATAGTGAGGAGGAGAGCGAGGTGAAAACCGAGACCCCCGAGCCCAAGCCTGAATGA